One part of the Anopheles coustani chromosome 2, idAnoCousDA_361_x.2, whole genome shotgun sequence genome encodes these proteins:
- the LOC131262433 gene encoding uncharacterized protein LOC131262433: MGIRKCIVPQCPSNTARPEDRGVTFHKIPFNDEWKRQWITACHLPENYNATKTTNVCSRHFRKADFQEFKGKKYVLKFGVVPTVFAWTIAPGSAGSKATKALVKSEPKEGEEEEEFEHEVGDKDDDTMPVDGVKIKQEKTDSPARSSAKATSKSPAKRASSAGKQSARTPSKQARLESSTPSGSKKQTPKRGSSTPKSTPTSDTVADGANTSPAEKGSIDFTPGAKIEAQDFSGRWHPASLLEVDTEEREVLVQFDKAEKAKTNEEWIPMDSVRLRPQQSSNFAIGEKVFARWSDSRKFKATIKSVLENDMYEVLFDDGFAKICKSTHISRLKRTEEPILKPTTEAEQAAPRTADEQQQQQHQQGGMSVEVKTEQPEQGDAKDAPVPLVSLSQLCIPQVVKLSDLPEIPKDGEWCCHWMNDYPVGEESELDLPGGRVYTVVVPDWRLPEGWVKHIFQRVTAYGKMDTVLVTPSGKMLRSKKETKLYMEELGEPYDESTYDFGLHRKRAKDLGFCHYTQEYKDSFLPKPAAEPVLLNTEVNIGSVKVKIIDNLFQCPEEDCLKTFRKENHLQIHIKHYHKELAKGLGEIPNMQDLAALRNPLDLLDAHPTKSAARKSNVGSATKAREEKMTSIKVEPGEETLESVDNRVEGQDVKTPAEMKQEQGSQAVTAKMEEDSTGLKPEPSMVEQTASMVEISTPVATPGSSGTTTKQSRSQSKITKIKLFSQKKPKGGLNKVRRGFVTKGGSSAKKVKRVKASSQRALANRSAPVLGANDSFVGERPFAGFSGADFGHETSASFYDESINASVTGGGSGLVDENGELIKIVRMRKEEIINCLCKITEEDGLMVQCEMCLCWQHAYCQDIRSSSEVPDTYVCSICRYPYRGRPSKRYAHDQDWLYEGKLPVAKYHSGNSKHPQRFDILKNCHTLTGNLLELKRFMHSLQVKINIAENKDHPKMYLWSKKWEKSPPRSGTNDPSVSVAGGTQLTAGGDTSQQPQQMPQIPVPEAPIDPAECQAILLDHIQKQQNDAMGRLQAIEAQIIGLEAYDEKADLLESPTAKNYPKTKQTIHMLLNDLLKMKKIGAIHSDFNTLAQLEQKLPLQ, from the exons ATGGGGATTCGCAAATGCATCGTTCCCCAGTGTCCGTCGAATACTGCTCGCCCGGAGGACCGCGGAGTTACCTTCCACAAAATCCCTTTTAACGACGAATGGAAACGCCAGTGGATCACCGCCTGCCACCTGCCGGAAAATTACAATGCTACGAAAACGACCAACGTGTGCAGCCGCCACTTCCGGAAGGCAGATTTCCAGGAGTTCAAGGGAAAAAAGTACGTGCTCAAGTTTGGCGTCGTTCCGACCGTGTTCGCCTGGACCATTGCTCCGGGATCCGCCGGATCGAAGGCAACAAAAGCGTTGGTGAAGAGTGAACCGAAGGAAGGCGAAGAGGAAGAGGAATTTGAGCACGAAGTCGGTGACAAGGATGACGACACTATGCCGGTCGATGGCGTAAAGATCAAGCAGGAGAAAACGGACTCCCCGGCACGGAGCAGCGCGAAGGCGACTTCAAAGTCTCCAGCAAAACGGGCTAGTAGTGCCGGCAAGCAGTCAGCAAGGACTCCCTCGAAGCAGGCTCGCTTGGAATCGTCGACTCCGTCCGGGTCGAAAAAGCAAACACCGAAACGAGGGTCCTCCACACCGAAAAGTACTCCCACCAGCGATACCGTTGCAGATGGGGCCAACACTAGCCCGGCTGAGAAAGGGTCGATCGATTTCACACCGGGAGCGAAAATTGAGGCACAAGATTTCAGCGGCCGCTGGCATCCGGCCAGCCTGCTCGAGGTGGACACGGAGGAGCGCGAAGTGTTGGTCCAGTTCGACAAGGCggaaaaagcgaaaacaaacgaagagTGGATCCCGATGGACAGCGTTCGCTTGCGGCCACAGCAGAGCAGTAACTTTGCGATCGGCGAGAAGGTGTTTGCCCGGTGGAGCGATTCACGCAAGTTTAAGGCCACCATCAAGAGCGTGCTGGAGAACGACATGTACGAGGTGCTGTTCGACGATGGGTTTGCCAAAATTTGCAAGTCGACGCATATCAGTCGTCTGAAGCGAACGGAAGAGCCCATATTAAAGCCGACGACGGAGGCGGAACAAGCCGCGCCACGTACCGCGGatgaacagcagcagcagcaacaccagcagggTGGTATGTCCGTGGAGGTGAAAACGGAACAACCTGAGCAGGGCGATGCGAAGGATGCTCCGGTGCCACTGGTTTCCCTCAGCCAGCTGTGCATTCCTCAGGTGGTGAAGTTGAGCGACCTGCCGGAGATTCCAAAGGACGGTGAATGGTGCTGCCATTGGATGAACGACTACCCGGTAGGGGAGGAGTCCGAGCTGGATCTACCGGGGGGTCGCGTGTACACGGTGGTCGTTCCCGACTGGCGCCTACCGGAGGGTTGGGTGAAGCATATCTTCCAGCGCGTTACGGCATACGGCAAGATGGACACCGTGCTGGTCACTCCCTCGGGCAAAATGCTCCGTTCAAAGAAGGAAACTAAACTGTACATGGAAGAACTGGGCGAACCGTACGACGAAAGCACGTACGACTTTGGGTTGCACAGGAAGCGGGCCAAAGATTTGGGCTTCTGCCACTACACGCAGGAGTACAAGGACAGTTTTCTCCCAAAGCCCGCCGCCGAACCGGTGCTGCTCAACACGGAGGTAAACATTGGCTCGGTAAAGGTGAAGATCATCGATAATCTTTTCCAGTGCCCGGAGGAGGACTGTCTGAAGACGTTCCGGAAGGAAAACCATCTGCAGATTCACATCAAACACTACCACAAGGAGCTAGCGAAGGGCTTGGGAGAGATTCCGAACATGCAGGATTTGGCGGCGCTGCGTAATCCGCTCGATCTGCTCGACGCACATCCCACGAAATCGGCTGCCCGCAAGTCGAACGTTGGATCGGCGACGAAGGCAAGGGAGGAGAAGATGACGAGTATCAAAGTAGAACCTGGCGAGGAAACCCTGGAATCGGTGGACAACAGAGTCGAAGGACAGGACGTAAAGACTCCGGCGGAGATGAAGCAGGAACAGGGAAGTCAAGCCGTAACAGCGAAAATGGAAGAGGATTCCACTGGGCTTAAACCGGAACCATCGATGGTAGAACAAACAGCATCGATGGTTGAAATCAGCACTCCCGTGGCAACCCCGGGAAGCAGTGGTACTACCACAAAGCAGTCGAGATCGCAAAGCAAGATCACCAAGATTAAGCTCTTTTCACAGAAAAAGCCAAAGGGTGGCCTAAACAAAGTACGGCGTGGATTTGTGACAAAGGGTGGCAGCTCAGCCAAAAAGGTGAAGCGCGTAAAAGCATCTTCCCAGCGAGCGCTGGCCAACCGGTCCGCTCCGGTGCTCGGTGCGAACGATTCGTTCGTGGGAGAACGACCGTTTGCCGGGTTTAGTGGCGCAGATTTTGGACACGAAACGAGCGCAAGTTTCTACGATGAATCGATCAATGCGAGCGTCACCGGCGGTGGCTCAGGGCTGGTGGACGAAAACGGCGAGCTGATCAAGATTGTGCGGATGCGCAAGGAGGAGATCATCAACTGTCTGTGCAAGATAACGGAAGAGGACGGTCTGATGGTGCAGTGCGAGATGTGCCTCTGCTGGCAGCATGCCTACTGTCAGGACAttcgcagcagcagcgaggTACCGGACACGTACGTGTGCAGCATATGCCGGTACCCGTACCGGGGTCGCCCGTCGAAGCGGTACGCACACGATCAGGATTGGCTGTACGAGGGTAAGCTACCGGTGGCCAAGTATCACTCGGGCAACTCGAAGCACCCGCAGCGGTTCGATATACTGAAAAACTGCCACACGCTAACGGGAAACCTGCTCGAGCTGAAGCGGTTCATGCACAGTCTGCAGGTGAAGATCAACATTGCGGAGAACAAGGATcacccgaaaatgtacctgtGGTcgaaaaagtgggaaaagagTCCACCGCGCAGTGGAACAAACGACCCATCGGTGTCTGTAGCTGGTGGAACGCAACTAACGGCCGGTGGAGACACATCGCAACAGCCACAGCAGATGCCACAGATTCCAGTGCCGGAAGCACCGATCGATCCAGCCGAGTGTCAAGCGATCCTGCTGGATCACATTCAAAAGCAGCAGAACGATGCGATGGGCAGATTGCAGGCGATTGAAGCGCAAATAATAG GTTTAGAGGCGTACGATGAAAAGGCAGACCTGCTGGAATCACCTACCGCGAAGAACTACCCGAAGACCAAACAGACCATTCATATGCTGTTGAACGATTTgttgaagatgaaaaaaattgGAGCGATCCATTCGGATTTTAATACCCTGGCGCAGTTGGAGCAGAAGCTGCCGTTGCAGTGA
- the LOC131266833 gene encoding probable multidrug resistance-associated protein lethal(2)03659, with the protein MEGQKRKDREVCPRHKANFLSYIIFGWTIPIFFKGYKKELNSDDLYQPLKEHKSDGLGHRLCEAWESELQTARTKGREPKLLRAGFRVFGWDIAWLGVVLLTLEMAFKVTQPFFLGKLVAYYSRAEGDISDAYLYAGAVVLCSAVNVLFIHPYMLSQLHLGMKLRVAACSMIYRKSLRLSKTALGDTTAGQVVNLLSNDVGRLDLAVLFVHYLWIGPLETLVVTYLMYREIGVSAVFGVIFLLLFIPLQAYLGKKTSVLRLRTALRTDERVRLMNEIIQGIQVIKMYTWERPFAGLVAMARKKEIKVIRYVSYIRGILLSFIMFTTRVSIFLSLVAYALLGEVVTAEKAFAITAYYNILRATMTIFFPQGIAQFAEALVSVGRIQKFMQYEEIETAAGVSMTGCDDEGAGKDATASSSSSSELALKPSADPLALPSSQLIRHSESDGLKEGIAGNGERQHHLSDAGVLVEKAVARWDPKATELTLDGVDLHVQPGTLVAVIGPVGAGKSSLIHAILGELPLESGHIKVNGDISYASQEPWLFSGTVRQNILFGLPMDRERYKQVVKTCALERDFHLFSDGDKTIVGERGVSLSGGQKARISLARAVYRKAEVYLLDDPLSAVDSHVGRHLFDHCMRDYLRGKVVILVTHQLQYLQNADQIVVLMHGRVEAVGTYDKLRESGQDFAQLLAAPSSKEDDSTDTESLKRSGSLYKRQNSESSMDSTVVDGEGPETKAAEERQKEGSIGYDVYKAYFKASGGYFIVSMIFFMFLLSQLCASGGDYFLTYWVNKAEQSPEASEKAARAMFSALSNQTAMDESELLSNATSPKPLETTTALPTPPSGIAVFFTAIRQMFASGNEDEDRYIDIYIFTGLTIATVVITLTRSMFFFRTAMKASRRLHDAMFNGITRASMYFFNTNPSGRILNRFSKDMGQIDEYLPSVTVDVIQIFLSLIGIVVVVAIVNPYNLIPTVVIGIIFYFMRAFYLLTSRNIKRVEAITRSPIYSHLSASLSGLSTIRAFGAEKVLVREFDSHQDLHSSAFYLFISTSRAFGFYLDVFCVIYIAIVTLTFFIRGDSGGNVGLAITQALGMTGMVQWGMRQSAELENTMTSVERVVEYDNVDPEPALEAPEDKKPPKEWPQEGRIRFEKVSLRYSPDPDGDLVLRDLEFEIEPREKIGIVGRTGAGKSSLINALFRLSYNGGSIVIDARDTNQMGLHDLRAKLSIIPQEPVLFSGTLRYNLDPFDEYPDDKLWLALKEVKLEEAVNELPSGLSSKINEGGSNFSVGQRQLVCLARAILRENKILVMDEATANVDPQTDKLIQQTIREKFNDCTVLTIAHRLNTVMDSDKVLVMDAGRCVEFGTPYELLTTEGGPKVFYGMVKQTGKSTFNTLLKIAEESHNQRHKPKQQTEVASSTQ; encoded by the exons ATGGAGGGCCAAAAGCGAAAGGACCGGGAGGTCTGCCCGCGACACAAGGCTAACTTCCTGTCCTACATCATCTTCGGCTGGACGATACCGATCTTCTTCAAGGGCTACAAGAAGGAGCTGAACTCGGACGATCTCTACCAGCCGCTGAAGGAGCACAAATCGGACGGGCTCGGCCATCGGCTATGCGAGGCGTGGGAAAGTGAGCTGCAGACGGCGAGGACGAAGGGCCGGGAGCCGAAGTTGCTGCGGGCCGGTTTCCGTGTGTTCGGTTGGGACATTGCGTGGCTCGGGGTGGTGCTGTTGACGTTGGAGATGGCGTTCAA AGTGACGCAACCGTTCTTCCTGGGCAAACTGGTGGCGTACTATTCCCGCGCCGAAGGGGACATCAGTGACGCTTATCTGTACGCGGGTGCCGTGGTCCTGTGCAGTGCAGTCAACGTCCTGTTTATCCACCCGTACATGCTGTCCCAGCTGCATCTGGGTATGAAGTTGCGTGTGGCCGCGTGCAGTATGATCTACCGGAAGTCGCTTCGGTTGAGCAAAACCGCCCTCGGTGACACGACCGCCGGTCAGGTGGTCAATCTGCTCTCAAACGATGTCGGCCGGCTCGATCTGGCGGTGCTCTTCGTGCACTACCTATGGATTGGGCCGCTGGAGACGCTGGTCGTGACGTACCTGATGTACCGCGAGATCGGTGTTTCGGCCGTGTTCGGGGTGATCTTCCTTCTGCTGTTCATTCCGTTGCAGGCGTACTTGGGGAAGAAGACGTCGGTGCTACGGTTGCGTACCGCGCTGCGCACGGATGAGCGTGTCCGGTTGATGAACGAAATCATTCAGGGTATTCAGGTGATCAAGATGTACACCTGGGAGCGTCCGTTTGCCGGGCTGGTGGCCATGGCACGCAA GAAGGAAATTAAGGTGATTCGCTACGTTTCGTACATCCGCGGTATCCTGCTGTCGTTCATCATGTTTACCACGCGCGTCTCCATCTTCCTCAGCCTGGTGGCGTACGCGCTGTTGGGCGAGGTGGTGACGGCGGAGAAAGCGTTCGCCATCACGGCGTACTACAACATTCTCCGTGCGACCATGACCATCTTCTTCCCGCAAGGCATTGCCCAGTTCGCCGAGGCGCTCGTGTCGGTCGGGCGCATCCAGAAGTTTATGCAGTACGAAGAGATCGAAACGGCCGCCGGGGTCTCAATGACGGGATGTGACGACGAGGGCGCGGGCAAGGACGCGACGGCgtcatcgtcctcgtcgtccgaGCTGGCACTGAAACCGTCGGCCGATCCGTTGGCCCTACCGAGCAGTCAGCTAATACGGCACTCGGAGTCCGACGGGCTGAAGGAGGGAATCGCTGGGAATGGGGAGCGGCAGCACCACCTTTCCGATGCCGGTGTGCTCGTGGAGAAAGCGGTTGCCCGCTGGGATCCGAAGGCAACAGAGTTGACGCTCGATGGGGTCGATCTGCACGTGCAGCCCGGTACGCTGGTGGCCGTGATTGGACCCGTCGGTGCCGGCAAGTCCAGCTTGATCCACGCGATACTGGGCGAGCTGCCGCTCGAGTCCGGCCACATCAAGGTGAACGGGGATATTTCGTACGCCTCGCAGGAACCGTGGCTGTTCTCGGGCACGGTCCGACAGAACATTCTCTTCGGGCTGCCGATGGATCGCGAGCGGTACAAGCAGGTGGTCAAGACGTGCGCCCTCGAGCGGGACTTCCATCTGTTTTCCGACGGCGATAAGACGATCGTAGGCGAGCGTGGTGTATCACTCTCCGGGGGCCAGAAGGCACGCATCAGTTTGGCCCGTGCGGTGTACCGGAAGGCCGAAGTGTACCTGCTCGACGATCCACTGAGCGCCGTGGACTCGCACGTGGGCCGCCACCTGTTCGACCATTGCATGCGCGACTATCTGCGCGGCAAGGTCGTCATCCTGGTGACGCACCAGCTGCAGTACCTGCAGAACGCCGACCAGATCGTCGTGCTGATGCACGGTCGGGTGGAAGCGGTCGGGACGTACGATAAGCTGCGCGAAAGTGGCCAGGACTTTGCCCAGCTGCTGGCGGCACCGTCGAGCAAGGAGGACGACAGCACCGACACGGAATCGCTCAAGCGCTCCGGCAGCCTGTACAAGCGGCAGAACAGCGAGTCGAGCATGGACTCGACCGTCGTCGACGGCGAGGGACCGGAAACGAAGGCCGCCGAGGAGCGCCAAAAGGAAGGCTCCATCGGGTACGACGTGTACAAGGCGTACTTTAAGGCGAGCGGGGGCTACTTCATCGTGTCGATGATATTCTTCATGTTCCTACTGTCGCAACTGTGCGCTTCCGGTGGCGATTACTTCCTCACCTATTGGGTCAACAAAGCCGAACAGAGCCCGGAAGCATCGGAGAAGGCCGCACGCGCCATGTTCAGTGCGTTAAGCAACCAAACGGCGATGGATGAAAGCGAACTGCTGTCGAATGCAACTAGCCCAAAGCCATTGGAAACAACCACGGCGCTTCCGACGCCACCGAGTGGGATTGCCGTGTTCTTCACTGCCATCCGGCAGATGTTTGCATCCGGCAACGAGGACGAGGATCGGTACATTGACATCTACATTTTCACCGGTCTAACGATTGCCACCGTTGTTATCACGCTCACCCGTAGCATGTTCTTCTTTAGG ACCGCAATGAAAGCGTCCCGTCGGCTGCACGATGCCATGTTCAACGGCATCACGCGCGCCTCGATGTATTTCTTCAACACGAACCCATCCGGTCGCATCCTGAACCGATTCTCGAAGGATATGGGCCAGATCGACGAGTACCTGCCGAGCGTAACGGTGGACGTGATACAGATTTTCCTCTCGCTGATCGGCATCGTGGTGGTCGTGGCTATCGTTAACCCGTACAACCTGATACCGACGGTCGTGATCGGTATCATCTTCTACTTCATGCGCGCCTTCTATCTGCTCACGTCGCGCAACATCAAGCGTGTGGAAGCGATAA CTCGATCACCAATCTACTCCCACTTGTCCGCGTCATTGTCGGGTCTTTCGACGATCCGTGCGTTTGGTGCCGAGAAGGTGCTGGTGCGTGAGTTCGATTCCCACCAGGACCTGCACAGCTCGGCGTTCTATCTGTTCATTTCAACTTCTCGCGCGTTCGGCTTCTACCTGGACGTGTTCTGTGTGATCTATATCGCGATCGTCACGCTAACGTTCTTCATCCGCGGTGACAGCGGGGGCAACGTTGGGTTGGCCATTACGCAAGCGCTTGGCATGACCGGTATGGTGCAGTGGGGTATGCGCCAGTCGGCGGAGCTTGAAAACACCATGACGTCGGTGGAGCGCGTCGTCGAGTACGACAATGTCGATCCGGAGCCGGCGCTCGAGGCACCGGAAGACAAAAAGCCACCGAAAGAGTGGCCCCAGGAGGGTCGCATCCGCTTCGAGAAGGTATCGCTGCGCTACAGCCCCGACCCGGACGGTGATCTGGTGCTGCGTGATTTGGAATTCGAAATCGAACCTCGTGAGAAGATCGGTATCGTCGGTCGAACCGGTGCCGGCAAGTCGTCGCTAATTAATGCCCTGTTCCGCCTGTCCTACAATGGTGGCTCGATCGTGATCGATGCACGCGACACGAACCAGATGGGGCTGCACGATTTGCGTGCGAAGTTATCGATTATCCCGCAGGAGCCGGTGCTGTTCTCCGGCACGCTCCGATACAATCTCGACCCGTTCGACGAGTATCCGGACGATAAGCTGTGGTTGGCGCTGAAGGAGGTCAAGCTGGAGGAGGCGGTCAACGAGCTACCGTCGGGACTGTCGTCGAAGATCAACGAGGGTGGCAGCAACTTCAGTGTCGGCCAGCGGCAACTGGTGTGCCTGGCGAGGGCCATACTGCGCGAGAACAAAATCCTCGTGATGGACGAGGCGACGGCCAACGTCGATCCACAGACGGACAAGCTAATTCAGCAGACGATCCGGGAGAAGTTCAACGACTGCACAGTATTAACGATAGCTCACCGATTGAACACGGTCATGGACTCGGACAAG GTGCTTGTGATGGATGCTGGCCGGTGTGTGGAATTTGGCACACCGTACGAGCTACTTACCACCGAAGGAGGCCCCAAAGTATTCTACGGCATGGTGAAGCAGACGGGCAAGAGTACATTCAACACGCTTCTCAAGATTGCGGAAGAG TCTCACAATCAAAGGCACAAGCCCAAACAGCAAACGGAAGTGGCCTCTTCAACACAATAG